The proteins below come from a single Oxobacter pfennigii genomic window:
- a CDS encoding sirohydrochlorin chelatase produces the protein MKGIVVIGHGSRSKEACDIFFKTVGAIRAKMGTEVEGCFMEISEPDIPTIIRGFYEKGIKDITVLPYFLYNGIHIKEDVPQILNELKKELDGLTISMAEPIGFHDLLVDILIDRAEGITSLV, from the coding sequence ATGAAAGGAATAGTGGTAATAGGACATGGAAGCAGATCAAAAGAGGCCTGCGATATTTTTTTTAAGACTGTGGGCGCAATAAGAGCAAAAATGGGTACGGAGGTTGAAGGATGTTTTATGGAAATATCCGAGCCTGATATACCTACTATAATAAGAGGCTTTTATGAAAAAGGAATTAAGGACATAACTGTATTGCCTTATTTTCTTTACAACGGAATACATATCAAAGAAGATGTGCCTCAAATTTTGAATGAATTAAAAAAAGAGCTTGATGGCTTAACAATATCCATGGCGGAGCCTATCGGTTTCCACGATCTTCTTGTGGATATACTCATAGACCGGGCAGAAGGAATAACAAGCTTAGTATAG
- the hemA gene encoding glutamyl-tRNA reductase — protein MIQLIGVNDEDVCIREKLSIIPKHLEDALKKAAELCGEAAIISTCNRTEVYFNSTRTGDGIIECIFNCLGWDKELIKYTIYKCGDEAVRHLIEVTCGVHSRILGEEQILGQVKDAYDLALKNKTIKGELDRLFHTAITCGKEFRHKSELDKIPVSSASMVIREARKRSLKRFMVLGYGEVGSLACKYILEEPFDVLYIAVRDTSVVDIKDRRVKVIPFRERKEYYPDVECIISCTSAPHTVINSNELPNRKLMIFDMAVPRDVDWDVNGINGNEVYDIDMISALFDESLEKRRKILENFRHLIEKHIQEFEKWQNLKKLSPYIKRMKENGEQIYKQRSTAFRNKRHTKDNENLADILIKSTADVYVNRAIEVLKEEYLEGRGEECLKIIEKIFLIKC, from the coding sequence ATGATTCAGCTTATTGGAGTTAATGATGAGGATGTGTGTATACGCGAAAAACTTTCGATAATACCGAAGCATCTGGAGGATGCATTGAAAAAAGCTGCCGAGCTGTGCGGGGAGGCGGCCATAATAAGTACCTGCAACAGGACCGAAGTGTATTTTAATTCTACGAGAACTGGGGACGGCATCATAGAATGCATTTTTAACTGTTTAGGCTGGGATAAGGAATTGATAAAGTACACTATCTACAAATGCGGAGATGAGGCAGTGCGTCATTTGATAGAAGTAACCTGCGGAGTGCATTCAAGGATATTGGGAGAAGAGCAGATATTAGGCCAGGTAAAGGACGCCTATGATTTGGCACTTAAAAATAAAACCATAAAAGGGGAACTTGACAGGCTTTTTCATACTGCAATAACCTGCGGCAAGGAATTTCGCCATAAATCAGAGCTTGATAAAATTCCGGTATCATCAGCTTCCATGGTAATACGCGAGGCAAGGAAAAGAAGCTTAAAAAGATTCATGGTCTTAGGCTATGGCGAAGTAGGAAGTTTGGCCTGTAAATATATTTTAGAAGAACCCTTTGATGTTTTATACATAGCCGTCAGAGATACAAGTGTTGTGGATATTAAGGATAGAAGAGTAAAAGTCATCCCTTTTAGAGAAAGAAAAGAATATTATCCAGATGTGGAATGCATAATATCCTGTACTTCGGCTCCTCATACAGTAATAAATTCAAATGAGCTTCCAAACAGAAAGCTCATGATATTTGATATGGCGGTTCCTAGGGATGTGGATTGGGATGTCAACGGTATTAACGGTAACGAAGTTTACGATATAGATATGATAAGCGCATTGTTTGATGAGAGTCTTGAAAAGAGAAGGAAAATCCTTGAAAATTTCAGACATCTTATTGAGAAGCACATACAGGAATTTGAAAAATGGCAGAATTTAAAAAAGCTTTCACCCTATATAAAAAGGATGAAGGAAAACGGAGAACAGATTTATAAACAAAGAAGCACTGCCTTTAGGAATAAAAGGCATACAAAAGATAATGAGAACCTTGCAGACATTCTTATAAAAAGTACGGCAGATGTATATGTAAACAGGGCTATAGAAGTGCTGAAGGAAGAATATTTAGAAGGCAGGGGAGAAGAATGCCTCAAGATAATAGAAAAGATATTTCTGATAAAATGCTAG
- a CDS encoding NAD(P)-dependent oxidoreductase: MPQDNRKDISDKMLEFMMVSLISHKVNILIVGAGRAGLIKAKAFLNNGCRVFVLSKEFSPEFFQVENDDRLILIKDEYKKEIILDKHIVAIATDDYELNEKVKADCESLCKIYLNCRDFREGMLTIPTQRKTENLHFALHTRKGSPKTSVFLAEKMKCKMEEYEAFVLFASSLRQKLKGREHFEEIMNFVNTDFFYQAYKKGNGIILLKMYYGGGEFEF, encoded by the coding sequence ATGCCTCAAGATAATAGAAAAGATATTTCTGATAAAATGCTAGAATTCATGATGGTTTCTCTCATATCTCACAAGGTGAATATTCTTATCGTAGGCGCAGGGCGGGCAGGGCTTATTAAGGCAAAGGCATTTTTAAACAACGGATGCAGAGTTTTCGTATTGTCAAAAGAATTCAGCCCTGAATTTTTTCAAGTTGAAAATGATGACAGGCTCATCTTGATTAAAGATGAATATAAAAAGGAAATTATTTTGGATAAGCATATAGTCGCAATTGCAACGGATGATTATGAATTGAATGAAAAAGTAAAAGCGGATTGCGAGAGCCTTTGTAAGATATATCTGAACTGCCGTGATTTCAGAGAAGGGATGCTTACAATTCCGACTCAAAGGAAAACGGAAAACCTTCACTTTGCTCTCCATACAAGGAAGGGAAGCCCAAAGACCTCGGTTTTTTTGGCTGAAAAAATGAAATGTAAGATGGAGGAATATGAAGCTTTTGTTTTATTTGCTTCCTCATTGCGTCAAAAGCTAAAAGGAAGAGAGCATTTTGAAGAAATCATGAATTTTGTAAACACGGATTTTTTTTATCAAGCTTATAAAAAGGGCAATGGGATTATTTTATTAAAAATGTATTATGGTGGTGGCGAATTTGAATTTTAA
- the hemC gene encoding hydroxymethylbilane synthase translates to MNFKIATRRSKLAQVQADMVGSMLKSKYNAEYEKILIETTGDKILDKPLEDIGGKGLFIKDIEISMMEGNGDLAVHSMKDVPYDLPEGFEIVAVPQREDARDVFVSLSGVDFNLLPKGAKVGTSSNRRTSQIKQLRPDIEIVPIRGNVQTRIEKIKRDNLDGMILAAAGLKRLDLESIIMNYFDPNDFVPAVGQGALGIEAKCDSPYMEYFKGLNHYESRICVEAERSFMRKLNGDCHTIVGAYATLEGSYMHIVGIFNVEGKLVKKDIEGKSENYMELGLKLAEKIMEV, encoded by the coding sequence TTGAATTTTAAAATTGCAACAAGGCGCAGTAAACTGGCACAGGTACAAGCCGATATGGTAGGTAGCATGTTAAAGAGCAAATATAATGCGGAATATGAAAAGATACTTATTGAGACAACAGGAGATAAGATTTTGGATAAGCCCTTGGAGGATATAGGCGGAAAGGGCCTTTTTATAAAGGATATTGAAATATCCATGATGGAAGGCAACGGAGATCTGGCTGTCCATAGCATGAAGGATGTGCCCTATGATTTGCCGGAAGGCTTTGAAATTGTTGCGGTGCCTCAAAGGGAGGATGCACGGGATGTCTTCGTATCTTTATCAGGAGTGGACTTTAATTTACTGCCAAAGGGTGCTAAGGTGGGCACCAGCAGTAACAGGCGAACAAGCCAGATAAAGCAATTAAGGCCGGATATAGAGATTGTTCCAATAAGGGGCAATGTACAAACCCGCATTGAAAAAATAAAAAGGGATAACCTTGATGGGATGATTCTGGCAGCCGCAGGCTTAAAGAGACTTGACTTAGAATCCATAATAATGAATTATTTTGATCCTAATGATTTTGTACCGGCAGTTGGACAGGGTGCCTTAGGTATAGAAGCAAAGTGCGACAGCCCCTATATGGAATACTTCAAAGGCCTTAATCATTACGAGAGCCGCATATGCGTTGAAGCTGAGAGGAGTTTCATGAGAAAGCTGAATGGAGATTGCCACACCATAGTTGGTGCTTATGCAACCTTGGAGGGAAGTTACATGCACATAGTTGGTATATTCAATGTGGAGGGTAAGCTTGTGAAAAAAGATATAGAAGGCAAGAGTGAAAATTACATGGAGCTTGGATTAAAGCTTGCAGAAAAAATAATGGAAGTTTAG
- the cobA gene encoding uroporphyrinogen-III C-methyltransferase: protein MGKVYLLGAGPGDEGLISVKAVKALEKCTAVMYDRLAGNFTLSYLNKDCKVFYCGKEPGSHYKTQDEINDMLVALAKEGHIVGRIKGGDPYVFGRGSEEALRLYNEGIDFEVIPGITSAISVLNYAGIPATHRKIAQSFHVFTGKSAKVLNINWNAAANLKGTLIFLMGLESIDEIISNLISNGMSKDTPCAVIREGTTSKQKKVTGTVSDISEKVKKAGFKSPCIIVMGEVVGFNEKLNWFEKKPLSGLNICVTRSKEQAVKTRERLYDLGAEVTEINSIEVVDTSWNLQSYIDKLEEYDYIVFTSVNGVSTFFERLKKLEVDIRKIKASFAAIGPATAEAIVDRGIIPLIVAEEFVAEALFEKMKEYIKRGDRILLPRSKASRSYLHDALKEYGCIVDEAHIYDIIEGNKPVEETFERVDIVLFTSPSTVKNMISMVGLDDIKKKTCIAIGPITSAELEKNGINHHVCKEYTIDGVIDKILELKEVVKCLQG from the coding sequence ATGGGAAAAGTTTATCTTCTAGGTGCAGGTCCAGGAGATGAGGGGCTTATAAGCGTAAAAGCCGTCAAGGCTTTAGAAAAATGTACGGCCGTAATGTACGACAGGCTGGCCGGAAATTTCACCCTCTCATATTTAAATAAGGATTGTAAGGTATTTTATTGCGGCAAGGAGCCAGGCAGCCATTACAAAACCCAGGATGAAATAAACGATATGCTGGTAGCCCTTGCAAAGGAAGGACATATTGTTGGAAGGATAAAGGGCGGAGACCCTTATGTTTTTGGCCGGGGAAGCGAAGAAGCTCTGAGGCTTTATAACGAAGGTATTGATTTTGAAGTAATTCCCGGAATAACCTCGGCAATATCCGTTTTAAACTATGCCGGAATACCAGCTACCCACAGAAAAATAGCACAAAGCTTTCATGTATTTACAGGAAAGAGCGCTAAAGTATTAAATATAAACTGGAATGCGGCGGCAAATTTAAAGGGTACACTTATATTTTTAATGGGATTAGAGAGTATTGATGAAATTATAAGTAATTTGATAAGCAACGGGATGAGCAAGGATACACCCTGTGCCGTAATAAGAGAAGGCACAACCTCCAAGCAGAAAAAAGTGACGGGGACGGTTTCAGATATAAGTGAAAAGGTGAAAAAAGCAGGCTTTAAATCTCCCTGTATAATTGTAATGGGGGAAGTAGTGGGCTTTAATGAAAAGCTCAATTGGTTCGAAAAAAAGCCATTGTCCGGCTTAAATATTTGCGTAACACGTTCAAAGGAACAGGCAGTTAAAACTAGAGAACGATTATATGATCTGGGAGCTGAAGTTACAGAGATTAATTCTATTGAAGTTGTGGATACATCCTGGAATTTACAGAGCTATATTGATAAACTGGAAGAGTATGATTACATAGTATTCACAAGCGTAAACGGTGTAAGCACATTCTTTGAAAGACTAAAAAAATTGGAAGTTGATATAAGAAAAATAAAGGCCTCCTTTGCAGCCATTGGTCCTGCGACAGCAGAGGCTATAGTGGACAGAGGGATAATCCCTTTGATTGTGGCTGAGGAATTTGTGGCCGAAGCCTTGTTTGAAAAAATGAAGGAATATATTAAAAGAGGAGATAGGATACTTCTGCCTCGTTCCAAGGCGTCCAGGTCATATTTGCATGATGCATTAAAGGAATACGGATGTATTGTGGATGAAGCTCATATATATGATATTATTGAAGGTAATAAGCCTGTTGAAGAGACTTTTGAGCGGGTAGATATAGTATTATTCACCAGTCCCTCAACGGTAAAAAACATGATATCCATGGTAGGATTGGATGATATAAAGAAAAAGACCTGCATAGCAATAGGCCCCATAACATCAGCGGAGCTTGAGAAAAATGGCATCAATCATCATGTTTGCAAGGAGTATACCATCGATGGGGTTATAGATAAAATACTTGAGCTAAAGGAGGTAGTTAAATGTTTGCAAGGATAA
- the hemB gene encoding porphobilinogen synthase — MFARIRRLRGNRAIREMVRETILHPWDFIFPVFVMEGTNIKEEIEAMPGNYHYTLDRLHEVMEEVVNSGVKGVLLFGLPGQKDEIASSAFDGNGIVQRAIKKIKEIAPELYVITDVCMCQYTSHGHCGILKGDEVDNDLTLPYIARIALSHAQAGADMVAPSDMMDGRISAIREALDENGFSNIPIMSYSMKYSSAFYGPFREAAHSAPSFGDRKTYQMDPANARQAMMEAEADIDEGADILMVKPALSYLDIIRMSKDRFDVPIAAYNVSGEFSMIKAAAKMGWINEREVVLEMLTSIKRAGADIIITYSALDACKWLKEENHE; from the coding sequence ATGTTTGCAAGGATAAGAAGGTTGAGGGGGAATAGAGCAATAAGGGAAATGGTGAGGGAAACCATACTTCACCCTTGGGACTTCATATTTCCTGTATTTGTAATGGAAGGGACAAACATTAAGGAAGAAATTGAAGCCATGCCGGGAAATTATCATTACACATTGGACAGGCTCCATGAAGTCATGGAAGAGGTGGTAAATTCAGGAGTGAAAGGTGTGCTTCTCTTTGGACTGCCCGGTCAAAAGGATGAAATTGCATCGTCAGCCTTTGATGGTAACGGAATTGTGCAAAGAGCCATAAAAAAGATAAAGGAAATAGCTCCGGAATTATATGTCATTACGGATGTTTGCATGTGCCAGTACACCAGTCACGGCCACTGCGGAATACTTAAGGGTGATGAAGTTGATAATGATTTGACGCTGCCTTATATTGCAAGGATTGCATTATCCCACGCACAGGCAGGTGCGGACATGGTGGCTCCGTCGGATATGATGGACGGAAGAATAAGTGCCATAAGAGAGGCCTTGGATGAAAACGGATTTTCAAACATACCGATAATGTCATACAGCATGAAGTATTCATCGGCATTTTACGGGCCCTTCAGGGAAGCAGCACATTCGGCGCCCAGCTTTGGAGACAGAAAGACTTATCAGATGGATCCTGCTAATGCAAGGCAGGCTATGATGGAAGCCGAGGCTGATATAGATGAAGGGGCGGATATACTGATGGTAAAGCCGGCCTTATCTTACCTTGATATAATAAGGATGTCTAAGGACAGGTTCGATGTGCCCATAGCAGCCTACAATGTAAGCGGCGAGTTTTCCATGATAAAGGCAGCGGCAAAAATGGGATGGATTAACGAAAGAGAAGTAGTTTTAGAAATGCTGACGTCCATAAAAAGGGCGGGAGCGGATATTATAATCACCTATTCTGCACTGGATGCCTGTAAATGGCTAAAGGAGGAAAACCATGAATAA
- the hemL gene encoding glutamate-1-semialdehyde 2,1-aminomutase, producing the protein MNNLEIIKESQKYMPGGVNSPVRAFKDVTINPAVIKRGQGAYVFDEEGNQYTDYVCAWGPMILGHCDEDIVAAIKDTSENAIAFGAPTYLELKLAEHMCSTLDGVDMLRMVNSGTEATMSAIKLARGYTGRDRIIKFAGCYHGHFDGFLVSAGSGVMTEGIPGSAGVPELSIKNTLIASYNDIESVKLLFENYSDEIAAIIIEPVAGNMGVVAADKEFLSGVRDLCDKYGSLLIFDEVMSGFRVAYKGAMSLYGIKPDLVTFAKIMGGGLPCGAYGGRRDIMEKLSPLGPVYQAGTMSGNPIVMAAGYATLTKLYNNLDYYSHLESLGARLETGIREAAAEMGLPVVINRVGAMMTIFFTELNEVKNYEDAKTCDTKLYAKYFEHMFKNGINIPPSQFEALFISVKHTGEDIDYFIKTFKKLGDSSFR; encoded by the coding sequence ATGAATAATCTTGAGATTATAAAGGAGTCCCAAAAATATATGCCGGGAGGAGTTAACAGTCCGGTAAGGGCTTTTAAGGATGTAACTATAAACCCGGCGGTTATTAAAAGGGGACAGGGCGCCTATGTGTTCGATGAAGAGGGCAATCAATATACCGATTATGTATGTGCCTGGGGACCTATGATTTTGGGCCATTGCGACGAGGATATTGTGGCAGCTATAAAGGATACGAGTGAAAATGCCATCGCCTTTGGAGCGCCTACATATTTGGAATTAAAGCTAGCCGAGCATATGTGCAGCACCTTGGATGGCGTGGATATGCTAAGGATGGTCAACTCGGGCACAGAAGCCACCATGAGTGCTATTAAACTGGCAAGAGGCTATACGGGAAGAGACAGGATTATAAAATTTGCAGGGTGCTATCATGGTCATTTTGACGGATTTTTGGTCAGTGCAGGCTCAGGGGTTATGACTGAAGGCATTCCGGGAAGCGCAGGAGTTCCTGAGCTAAGTATAAAGAACACTTTGATAGCTTCATATAATGATATAGAAAGCGTCAAATTGCTGTTCGAAAATTACAGTGATGAAATTGCGGCTATTATTATTGAGCCGGTAGCCGGGAATATGGGTGTAGTGGCGGCAGATAAGGAATTTTTATCAGGTGTAAGGGATCTTTGCGATAAATACGGGAGCCTTTTGATATTTGACGAGGTAATGTCGGGATTCAGGGTGGCATATAAAGGAGCTATGAGTTTATACGGCATTAAGCCTGATTTAGTCACCTTTGCTAAAATAATGGGCGGCGGTCTTCCCTGCGGTGCATATGGCGGCAGAAGAGACATAATGGAGAAACTATCCCCTCTTGGGCCGGTGTATCAGGCAGGCACCATGTCAGGAAACCCAATCGTCATGGCGGCAGGATATGCAACTTTGACCAAGCTATATAACAACCTTGATTATTATAGTCACCTGGAAAGTTTGGGTGCAAGGCTGGAGACGGGCATAAGAGAAGCGGCAGCAGAAATGGGACTTCCTGTGGTAATCAACCGTGTTGGGGCAATGATGACAATATTTTTTACCGAGCTTAATGAAGTTAAAAATTATGAGGATGCCAAGACCTGTGATACAAAACTTTATGCCAAATACTTTGAGCACATGTTCAAAAACGGCATCAACATACCACCCTCCCAATTCGAAGCCTTGTTTATATCAGTAAAACACACTGGAGAGGACATCGACTACTTCATCAAAACCTTCAAAAAGCTGGGGGACAGTTCATTCCGTTGA
- a CDS encoding transposase, which yields MPRCAREKSLDSVYHVMVRSIAEINLFTDHADKDVYMRLLKRYKDIYLFKVYGFCLMETHGHIIIDVQGADISRIMHGVNQSYAWYYNHRHKRHGHLFQDRFKSKIVSDDRYLITLSAYIHNNTQDIEGYENQVEKYEYSSLGIYLGSMENKYGLVDKEFILSQISYNTAIAKKQYLELVYRDNPDIIPDDAEFKNEKAQYRSERKVIVRSFRPDEVVSFVENYIKQYNTNISIKYTKKNIEAKALSVLLLRGICDMKQKDICAFMGNITQSHSAKLCARGIDLLQRKKEYMNIAKDFIRRKAG from the coding sequence ATGCCAAGATGTGCCAGAGAAAAAAGTTTGGACAGCGTATATCACGTAATGGTCCGCAGTATTGCCGAAATTAATTTGTTTACAGACCACGCTGACAAAGACGTATATATGAGGCTTTTAAAAAGATATAAGGATATTTATCTGTTTAAGGTTTATGGCTTTTGTCTCATGGAAACTCACGGACATATAATAATCGACGTACAGGGTGCTGACATATCAAGGATAATGCACGGAGTGAATCAAAGCTATGCCTGGTATTACAACCATAGGCACAAACGTCATGGTCACTTGTTTCAGGACAGGTTCAAAAGCAAAATCGTATCAGATGACAGGTACCTTATAACTTTATCAGCATACATACATAATAATACTCAAGATATTGAAGGTTACGAAAACCAGGTAGAAAAATATGAATACTCAAGCTTAGGAATATATTTAGGCAGCATGGAAAATAAATATGGCCTGGTGGACAAAGAGTTTATATTAAGCCAGATAAGCTATAATACTGCTATTGCAAAGAAGCAGTACCTTGAATTGGTATATAGAGATAACCCGGATATAATTCCCGATGATGCAGAGTTTAAAAATGAAAAGGCACAATACAGATCCGAGAGAAAAGTAATCGTAAGAAGCTTCAGACCGGATGAAGTGGTGAGCTTTGTTGAAAACTATATAAAGCAGTATAATACAAACATCAGTATAAAGTATACCAAGAAAAATATTGAGGCTAAGGCATTATCAGTATTGCTTTTACGAGGGATATGTGATATGAAGCAGAAGGATATATGTGCCTTTATGGGAAACATAACCCAGTCTCACTCGGCAAAGCTGTGTGCCAGGGGTATAGATTTGTTGCAGCGGAAAAAGGAGTATATGAATATAGCCAAGGATTTCATACGAAGAAAAGCCGGATAA
- a CDS encoding flotillin family protein encodes MYEIILYTVIAVAILSTVIMLFLRFKRCPSDKVLVVYGKIGRSGDGTARSAKCIHGGAAFVWPVIQNYEFLDLTPISIEVNLTKALSKQNIRVDVPSRFTVGISTEPEVMPNAAERILGLQLKDIQELAKDIIFGQLRLVIATMDIEEINSDRDKFLANVSKNVEAELKKIGLKLINVNVTDIKDESGYIEALGKEAASKAINDAKKSVAEKDRDGSIGEANAQMDQRIQVSEANSKAVEGENLARITIANSEAEKREKEAEANRRAVAAEKVQSAKALEEAYSAEQSAEMARAERERATKTADVIIHAEIEKQKAEIDAEAQAETLRRRAKGEADAILFKMQAEATGVMEVLSKQAEGFEKIVAAAGNDPKNAVALMIADKMEQLAKIQVEAIKNIKIDKITVWDSMSGGSGTPSTANFLSGMLKSIPPYEDVFKMAGLELPNYLTGTKKEIPEDSIGTEG; translated from the coding sequence ATGTATGAGATAATTTTATACACTGTCATAGCAGTGGCAATACTATCAACCGTTATTATGCTGTTTTTAAGATTTAAAAGATGTCCGTCCGATAAGGTACTCGTTGTTTATGGTAAGATAGGAAGAAGCGGAGACGGCACGGCAAGGTCTGCAAAATGCATCCATGGAGGAGCTGCCTTTGTATGGCCTGTTATACAGAATTATGAATTTTTAGATTTGACTCCGATTTCGATCGAAGTAAATTTGACCAAGGCATTGAGCAAACAGAACATAAGGGTGGATGTACCTTCCAGATTTACCGTAGGTATTTCCACGGAACCCGAGGTTATGCCAAATGCGGCGGAAAGAATCTTGGGGCTGCAGCTTAAGGATATACAGGAACTGGCAAAGGATATTATATTTGGCCAGCTAAGGCTTGTAATTGCCACCATGGATATTGAGGAAATAAATTCAGACAGAGATAAATTTTTAGCCAATGTATCCAAAAACGTGGAGGCTGAACTTAAAAAGATTGGTTTAAAGCTTATAAACGTTAACGTTACAGACATAAAGGATGAATCCGGTTATATTGAAGCCCTGGGTAAAGAAGCCGCATCCAAGGCTATTAACGATGCCAAAAAGAGCGTTGCTGAAAAAGACCGCGACGGTTCCATAGGTGAGGCAAATGCCCAAATGGACCAGAGAATACAGGTATCGGAGGCAAACTCCAAAGCTGTTGAGGGTGAAAACCTGGCCAGGATAACCATTGCAAATTCCGAGGCAGAAAAAAGGGAAAAGGAAGCTGAAGCCAACAGGAGAGCGGTTGCAGCTGAGAAGGTACAGTCTGCAAAGGCCCTGGAAGAAGCATATTCCGCAGAGCAAAGTGCGGAAATGGCCCGTGCCGAAAGGGAAAGGGCCACAAAGACGGCAGACGTCATAATCCACGCCGAAATTGAAAAACAAAAAGCCGAAATAGATGCCGAAGCCCAGGCCGAAACCCTCCGCCGCCGGGCAAAGGGTGAAGCCGACGCCATTTTGTTTAAAATGCAGGCAGAAGCAACAGGAGTAATGGAAGTACTGAGCAAACAGGCAGAGGGTTTTGAAAAGATAGTGGCGGCAGCAGGAAACGATCCAAAGAATGCGGTTGCCCTTATGATCGCTGATAAGATGGAACAGCTTGCAAAAATTCAGGTGGAAGCCATCAAGAACATCAAGATTGATAAGATCACCGTATGGGATTCCATGTCGGGGGGCAGCGGCACTCCATCCACAGCTAATTTTCTGTCGGGAATGCTGAAATCCATTCCTCCGTATGAAGATGTCTTCAAAATGGCGGGGTTGGAGCTTCCAAACTATCTTACAGGGACAAAAAAAGAAATCCCCGAGGATTCCATAGGAACTGAAGGGTAG
- a CDS encoding NUDIX hydrolase — MDKKGLDDMIKNLTEIPGILDKELYHNSVVLIPLVFIGGEYHLLFQMRNFNIRQGGEVSFPGGMYDPTEDESLEATAIRETYEEMGIPKDKIKIIGRLDTMVAPMGITIDSFVSLVDIGGTDELIINKNEVEYAFTVPVSHFENSQPEKYNTRVMIESSYMDEEGRKVTLLPAEELGLPELYYKSWGRRNYEILIYRYKNEMIWGMTARLVYEVVKKLKR, encoded by the coding sequence ATGGACAAAAAAGGGCTGGATGATATGATAAAGAATCTTACTGAAATTCCGGGCATACTGGATAAAGAGCTGTACCATAATTCCGTTGTATTGATACCTTTGGTTTTTATAGGTGGGGAATATCATCTATTATTTCAGATGAGAAATTTTAATATAAGACAGGGCGGCGAGGTGTCCTTTCCGGGGGGAATGTACGACCCGACAGAGGATGAAAGCCTTGAAGCAACAGCTATACGCGAAACCTATGAGGAGATGGGCATTCCCAAGGATAAGATAAAGATAATTGGACGCCTTGATACAATGGTTGCTCCTATGGGCATTACCATTGATTCTTTTGTGAGTCTAGTGGACATAGGGGGCACTGATGAATTAATAATCAACAAAAATGAGGTGGAGTACGCATTTACCGTTCCTGTATCCCATTTTGAAAACAGCCAGCCGGAGAAATATAATACCCGCGTTATGATAGAATCTTCCTACATGGATGAGGAAGGCAGAAAAGTGACTCTTCTTCCGGCAGAAGAATTAGGCCTGCCGGAGCTTTACTACAAGTCCTGGGGCAGAAGAAATTACGAAATCCTCATATATAGATACAAAAATGAAATGATATGGGGAATGACCGCAAGGCTTGTATATGAAGTTGTAAAAAAGCTGAAGCGATAG
- a CDS encoding ECF transporter S component — translation MRDQRLNKLVKISVLSAAAFILMLIEFPLPFFPEFLKVDISDFPALLGSFALGPLAGVIIEAVKNILHVLLKNTTAGIGEIANFVVGAAFVFAAGMVYKIKKDRAHALYGLIAGVVAMAAVAAVCNLFIFLPLYEKVLGFPIPAIVDAGAKINPAIKDLNTFVALSIVPFNILKGIIVALLGFLSYKSLSPILHR, via the coding sequence ATGAGAGATCAAAGACTTAATAAGCTGGTAAAAATTTCTGTTTTATCGGCAGCAGCATTTATACTTATGCTGATTGAATTTCCGCTTCCCTTTTTCCCCGAATTTTTAAAGGTGGATATAAGCGATTTTCCCGCACTTTTAGGAAGCTTCGCCTTAGGGCCTTTAGCCGGCGTTATAATCGAAGCAGTAAAGAACATACTTCATGTTCTTCTTAAGAATACTACTGCAGGCATAGGTGAAATTGCAAACTTCGTCGTAGGTGCTGCCTTTGTATTTGCCGCAGGCATGGTGTATAAGATTAAAAAGGACAGAGCTCACGCATTATACGGACTGATAGCAGGTGTTGTTGCTATGGCGGCGGTAGCTGCCGTGTGCAATTTGTTTATATTCCTGCCCTTATACGAAAAAGTCTTAGGCTTTCCCATTCCGGCAATAGTTGACGCCGGTGCCAAAATCAATCCTGCAATAAAAGATTTAAACACCTTTGTCGCATTGAGTATAGTGCCCTTTAATATCTTAAAAGGCATCATAGTTGCACTTCTCGGATTTTTATCATACAAGAGCTTATCCCCCATCCTTCATAGGTAA